One genomic region from Rosa chinensis cultivar Old Blush unplaced genomic scaffold, RchiOBHm-V2 RchiOBHmChr0c32, whole genome shotgun sequence encodes:
- the LOC112181373 gene encoding mannose-P-dolichol utilization defect 1 protein homolog 2 codes for MKVLGIDFSCALGALSNGQFPEKDCLLALISTLLGYAIVAACTTVKLPQILKILEHGSIRGLSILSFELELVGYMIALAYCLHGGLPFSAYGELAFLLIQALILVAIMYYYSQPVSIKRWMTALLYCGIAPTILAGRIDPVLFEALYASQHAIFLFAKIPQIWQNFSNKSTGELSFLTNCMNFGGSMVRVFTSIQEQVQKVCICTCRFQIGFGVLLGSVLGVATNAILLSQILIYQKPKSRAEKEKKTE; via the exons ATGAAAGTCCTCGGAATCGATTTCAGCTGTGCTCTGGGGGCTCTTAGCAACGGCCAGTTTCCCGAGAAGGATTGCTTGCTTGCCCTTATTTCCACGCTCCTCGGCTACGCCATCGTCGCCGCTTGCACCACCGTCAAACTCCCTCAG ATATTAAAGATTTTGGAACATGGAAGTATCAGAGGTCTTAGTATCTTGTCTTTTGAGCTTGAACTAGTTGGTTACATGATTGCTTTGGCATACTGTCTTCATGGAGGGCTTCCCTTCTCAGCTTATGGGGAACTGGCCTTTCTTTTGATCCAAG ctCTAATATTAGTTGCCATTATGTACTATTACTCCCAACCTGTGAGCATCAAAAGATGGATGACGGCATTACT ATATTGTGGTATAGCACCAACCATATTAGCAGGTCGAATTGATCCTGTTCTATTTGAAGCTCTATAT GCATCACAACATGCAATTTTTCTCTTTGCCAAGATCCCGCAGATATGGCAGAACTTTTCT AACAAAAGTACAGGGGAGCTCAGCTTCTTAACGAACTGTATGAACTTTGGAGGTTCTATGG TGAGAGTTTTCACCAGCATCCAAGAACAAGTCCAAAAAGTG TGCATCTGTACATGTAGATTTCAAATAGGTTTTGGCG TTTTGTTGGGCTCTGTACTTGGTGTGGCAACAAATGCCATCCTCCTGAGTCAGATACTTATATACCAAAAGCCAAAATCTCGTgctgagaaggagaagaaaacggAGTAG